From Candidatus Edwardsbacteria bacterium RifOxyA12_full_54_48, a single genomic window includes:
- a CDS encoding tRNA (guanosine(37)-N1)-methyltransferase TrmD: MFPPVLGQSIIGQAQKRGIVNFNIVNIRDFAHDKHRVCDDVPYGGGPGMVMKPEPIFEAVEKIKADPDAKVVLLSPRGKVFNQETARRLAGEEHLVFLCGHYKDIDERNRSLVDLDISLGDYILSGGEPAALVVIDAIVRLLPGAISDPESANCDSFETGLLDHPHYTRPEEYRGMRVPEVLRSGNHAQIKQWRRQQALKLTQRHRPDLLDKADLSDQDAAFLKEANNK, translated from the coding sequence ATGTTCCCCCCGGTGCTGGGACAGAGCATCATCGGGCAGGCCCAGAAGAGGGGTATCGTAAACTTCAACATCGTCAATATCCGGGATTTCGCCCACGACAAGCACCGGGTCTGCGACGACGTTCCCTACGGCGGCGGCCCGGGCATGGTGATGAAGCCGGAGCCGATATTCGAAGCGGTGGAAAAGATAAAGGCCGATCCCGACGCCAAGGTGGTTCTGCTGTCTCCCCGGGGGAAGGTATTCAATCAGGAGACCGCCCGGCGGCTGGCCGGAGAGGAGCATCTGGTATTTCTTTGCGGGCATTACAAGGACATCGACGAGAGAAACAGGAGCCTGGTGGACCTGGACATCTCCCTGGGCGACTATATCCTGTCCGGGGGGGAGCCGGCGGCCCTGGTGGTGATAGACGCCATCGTCCGGCTGCTGCCCGGGGCCATCTCCGACCCGGAGTCGGCCAACTGCGATTCCTTCGAGACCGGGTTGCTGGACCATCCCCATTACACCAGGCCCGAGGAATACCGGGGGATGAGGGTGCCGGAGGTGCTGCGTTCCGGGAACCATGCCCAGATAAAGCAGTGGCGCAGACAGCAGGCTTTGAAATTGACCCAAAGACACCGGCCCGATCTTCTGGATAAGGCCGATCTGAGCGACCAGGACGCCGCCTTTTTAAAAGAAGCGAACAATAAATAA
- a CDS encoding 50S ribosomal protein L19 has translation MNKQAVIKSIEAEQTKSDLQEFRAGDTVKVQVRVIEGDKERLQAFQGVVIQKRGRGIGASFTVRKISGGVGVERIFPLHSPNIAAVDVVKRGDVRRAKLFYLRKLTGKAAKVAQKREPAAPAVK, from the coding sequence ATGAACAAGCAAGCTGTGATCAAAAGCATAGAGGCCGAGCAGACCAAGAGCGATCTTCAGGAGTTCCGGGCCGGGGACACGGTAAAGGTGCAGGTCCGGGTCATCGAGGGCGACAAGGAAAGGCTGCAGGCCTTCCAGGGGGTGGTCATCCAGAAGAGGGGCCGGGGAATTGGCGCTTCCTTCACCGTCAGGAAGATCTCCGGCGGAGTGGGGGTGGAGAGGATCTTTCCGCTTCATTCTCCCAATATCGCCGCCGTCGATGTGGTCAAGAGGGGCGATGTCCGAAGGGCCAAGCTGTTCTATCTGCGCAAACTGACCGGCAAGGCCGCCAAGGTGGCCCAGAAGAGGGAGCCCGCAGCTCCGGCGGTAAAATAG
- a CDS encoding ribonuclease HII, whose protein sequence is MASRSEGNKLYLFDSSYRRQGYKLIAGVDEAGRGPLAGPVVAAAVILRGKAVLPGIDDSKKLSPKQREIAFKLVLESSLAVGVGIVAPEEIDRINILQASLKAMNYALCCLNLRPDLVLIDGNRIPRGLPKGLKPQEARAVIAGDSLSLAIASASIIAKCLRDSLMRAHHGDFPGYGFDRHKGYGTRYHIAALNRYGPCAIHRKSFEPVKSLLGA, encoded by the coding sequence ATGGCCAGCCGGTCCGAAGGCAATAAATTATACCTGTTCGACAGTTCATACCGACGGCAGGGTTATAAACTTATCGCCGGAGTGGACGAGGCCGGGCGGGGTCCGCTGGCCGGGCCGGTGGTGGCCGCCGCAGTGATCCTTAGGGGAAAAGCCGTTCTGCCGGGCATCGACGATTCCAAGAAGCTTAGCCCAAAGCAGCGAGAGATCGCCTTTAAACTGGTGCTCGAAAGCTCTCTGGCGGTGGGCGTCGGGATCGTTGCCCCCGAGGAGATCGACCGGATCAATATCCTTCAGGCCTCGCTCAAGGCCATGAATTACGCCCTATGTTGTCTTAATCTCAGGCCCGACCTGGTCCTGATCGACGGCAACAGGATCCCCCGGGGATTGCCCAAGGGCCTCAAGCCCCAAGAGGCTAGGGCGGTCATAGCCGGGGATTCCCTCAGCCTGGCCATCGCCTCGGCATCGATAATCGCCAAATGCCTGCGGGATTCGCTGATGAGGGCCCATCATGGTGATTTCCCCGGCTACGGTTTTGACAGGCACAAGGGCTACGGCACCAGATATCACATTGCCGCCCTGAACAGATACGGCCCCTGTGCCATTCACCGCAAAAGTTTTGAGCCGGTCAAATCTTTATTGGGAGCCTGA
- a CDS encoding YraN family protein: MKETPSAGKWGEELAVSFLSEKGYIIDERNWHSGRDGEIDIIARDGPIIVFIEVKTRFSEKYGQPVQAVGISKQRQIGRLAKKYLYLKDLYGKADCRFDVVAIKFTGGKKIIEHIEDAFRINPR; the protein is encoded by the coding sequence ATGAAAGAGACGCCGTCCGCCGGTAAATGGGGGGAGGAACTGGCAGTCTCTTTTTTGTCGGAAAAGGGTTATATCATAGATGAGAGAAACTGGCACTCCGGGCGGGACGGAGAGATCGACATAATAGCCCGGGACGGGCCGATCATAGTATTCATAGAGGTCAAGACCCGGTTCTCGGAAAAATACGGCCAGCCGGTCCAGGCTGTGGGAATAAGCAAACAGAGGCAGATCGGCCGGCTGGCCAAGAAATACCTGTACCTGAAAGACCTTTATGGAAAAGCCGACTGCCGTTTCGACGTGGTGGCCATAAAATTTACCGGTGGGAAAAAGATAATTGAGCACATCGAGGACGCTTTCCGTATCAATCCCAGATGA
- a CDS encoding glycosyl transferase family 2 — MVVVVLPAYNASRTLADTYREIPLSVVDKVILVDDASNDQTVSVARELGIETHLHQSNRGYGGNQKTCYKKALELGADIIIMLHPDYQYTPKLIPAMIDLIRSGEYDVVLGSRILGGKAIQGGMPRYKYYANRLLTMIQNILMGQKLSEYHTGYRAFSRVVLQRVGWQSNSDDFVFDNQMLCQILFHGFRVAEVTCPTKYFKEASSINFFRSLGYGAGCLKTALLYRLNKWNIIRSDLFKCCQN; from the coding sequence ATGGTAGTTGTAGTCCTTCCGGCTTATAATGCCTCCAGAACGCTGGCCGATACCTACCGGGAGATACCGCTGTCCGTGGTGGACAAGGTGATCCTGGTGGATGATGCCAGCAACGACCAGACGGTGTCGGTGGCCCGCGAACTGGGCATCGAGACCCATCTCCACCAGAGCAACCGGGGCTACGGCGGCAACCAGAAGACCTGCTATAAAAAGGCCCTGGAGCTGGGGGCCGACATCATCATCATGCTGCACCCCGATTACCAGTACACCCCCAAGCTGATACCGGCCATGATCGATCTGATAAGGTCCGGGGAATACGACGTGGTGCTGGGCTCCCGAATACTGGGGGGCAAAGCCATCCAGGGCGGCATGCCCCGCTATAAGTACTATGCCAACCGGCTGCTGACCATGATCCAGAACATCCTGATGGGACAGAAGCTTTCGGAATACCACACCGGATACCGGGCCTTCAGCCGGGTGGTGCTGCAGAGGGTAGGTTGGCAATCCAACAGCGATGATTTTGTGTTCGACAATCAGATGCTGTGTCAGATACTGTTCCATGGTTTCCGGGTGGCCGAGGTGACCTGCCCCACCAAATATTTCAAGGAGGCCTCCTCGATAAATTTTTTCCGCAGCCTGGGGTACGGCGCAGGATGCCTAAAAACGGCCCTGCTGTACCGCCTGAATAAATGGAATATCATCCGATCGGATCTATTCAAATGCTGTCAAAACTGA
- a CDS encoding magnesium chelatase: MLSKLISSAVLGIDAYPVEIETDLGSTIPGFAMVGLPDNAVKESRERVESAIKNSSFVFPLKRITINLAPADIKKEGSAFDLPIALGILAAHEQVLGDDFDKIAILGELSLDGSLRPVRGSLPIAAAMRDAGFKGLMLPAANAQEAAIVEGIEIYPVNTLKQAVAFFNKETVIEAHRVDLDRIFSDSAVYPVDFSDVKGQAHVKRALEVAAAGGHNILMIGPPGSGKTMLARRLPTILPRMSLAEALETTKIHSVAGLLPVNSALVATRPFRTPHHTISDAGLIGGGAHPRPGEVSLAHHGVLFLDELPEFNKNVLEVMRQPLEDGKVTISRAAMSLTFPAWFMLAAAMNPCPCGYYTDPNHECNCSPQSIQKYMSKVSGPLLDRIDIHIEVPALKYQELTQKEPGECSGAIQSRVDQARDVQLKRFQGRKNIFCNAHMQSKDIRKFCTIDESSDEMLRNAINKFGLSARAYDRILKVSRTIADLDGSENISQAQIAEAIQYRSLDRNVWGQ; encoded by the coding sequence ATGCTGTCAAAACTGATATCCTCGGCGGTGCTGGGCATAGACGCCTATCCGGTGGAGATCGAGACCGATCTGGGCTCCACCATTCCCGGATTTGCCATGGTGGGCCTGCCGGACAACGCGGTCAAGGAATCCCGGGAACGGGTGGAGAGCGCCATAAAAAATTCCAGCTTTGTCTTTCCCCTGAAACGGATCACCATCAACCTGGCGCCGGCCGACATTAAAAAAGAGGGATCGGCTTTCGATCTTCCCATCGCCCTGGGGATCCTGGCGGCCCACGAGCAGGTGCTGGGCGACGACTTCGACAAGATCGCCATACTGGGCGAGCTATCCCTGGACGGCAGTCTGCGGCCGGTGCGGGGCAGCCTGCCGATAGCGGCGGCCATGAGGGATGCCGGGTTCAAGGGGCTGATGCTGCCGGCCGCAAATGCCCAGGAGGCCGCCATCGTGGAGGGGATAGAGATCTATCCGGTTAACACCCTGAAGCAGGCGGTGGCTTTCTTCAATAAAGAGACCGTGATAGAGGCCCACCGGGTCGACCTGGACAGGATCTTCAGCGACAGCGCAGTTTACCCGGTGGACTTCTCCGATGTCAAGGGCCAGGCCCATGTCAAGAGGGCCCTGGAGGTGGCGGCCGCCGGCGGCCACAATATCCTGATGATCGGACCGCCGGGGTCCGGCAAGACCATGCTGGCCAGGAGGCTTCCCACCATTCTGCCCAGGATGTCCCTGGCTGAAGCCCTGGAGACCACCAAGATCCACAGCGTGGCCGGCCTGCTGCCGGTCAATTCGGCCCTGGTGGCCACCAGGCCTTTCCGGACCCCGCACCACACCATCAGCGACGCCGGACTGATCGGCGGGGGCGCCCATCCCCGGCCGGGCGAGGTCTCCCTGGCCCATCACGGGGTGCTGTTCCTGGACGAGCTGCCGGAGTTCAACAAGAACGTGCTGGAGGTGATGCGCCAGCCGCTGGAGGACGGGAAGGTGACCATATCGCGGGCGGCCATGTCCCTGACCTTTCCGGCCTGGTTCATGCTGGCCGCCGCCATGAATCCCTGTCCCTGCGGGTATTACACCGACCCCAACCACGAGTGCAACTGCAGCCCCCAGAGCATTCAAAAATACATGTCCAAGGTCTCCGGCCCGCTGCTGGACAGGATAGACATCCATATAGAAGTGCCGGCCCTCAAGTACCAGGAGCTGACCCAAAAAGAACCCGGGGAATGCTCCGGGGCCATTCAATCCAGGGTCGACCAGGCCCGGGACGTACAGCTTAAAAGGTTTCAGGGCCGGAAGAACATCTTCTGCAACGCCCATATGCAGTCAAAAGATATCCGTAAATTCTGCACCATCGATGAATCCAGCGATGAAATGCTGCGCAATGCCATCAACAAATTCGGCCTGTCGGCCAGGGCCTACGACCGGATACTCAAGGTGTCGCGCACCATTGCCGATCTGGACGGGTCGGAAAACATCTCCCAGGCCCAGATAGCCGAGGCCATACAATACCGCAGCCTGGACCGGAACGTGTGGGGCCAGTGA
- a CDS encoding nicotinate (nicotinamide) nucleotide adenylyltransferase — protein sequence MAVIKNKIKKIGIFGGTFDPIHYGHLIAAQSALETLGLDRLIFVPAGKPPHKCSWKISPPAIRFKMVKLGIMGNKYFTASDIELASDCASYTVESLKKLKKMFPGSELYLLIGLDQALALSAWRKPEEILKICQVMVMSRPGYSPVEVESKWRKETGFLPVPLIEISASDIRGRIFRGASIEYLVPPSVRQYIQQQGLYKDK from the coding sequence ATGGCGGTGATCAAAAATAAAATAAAAAAAATCGGGATCTTCGGGGGCACCTTCGATCCCATCCATTACGGACACTTGATAGCCGCCCAGAGCGCCCTGGAGACCCTGGGGCTGGACCGGCTGATATTCGTCCCGGCCGGGAAGCCCCCGCATAAATGCAGCTGGAAGATATCCCCGCCCGCAATAAGATTTAAAATGGTCAAGCTGGGCATTATGGGCAATAAGTATTTTACTGCTTCAGATATCGAGCTGGCGTCCGACTGCGCCTCGTATACCGTAGAAAGCCTGAAGAAGTTAAAAAAAATGTTCCCCGGTTCAGAATTATACCTATTGATCGGCCTGGATCAGGCCTTGGCCCTATCCGCCTGGAGGAAGCCCGAGGAGATATTAAAAATATGCCAAGTGATGGTTATGTCCCGGCCCGGATACAGTCCTGTGGAGGTTGAGAGCAAATGGAGGAAGGAGACGGGTTTTCTGCCGGTCCCGCTTATCGAGATCAGCGCTTCAGATATCCGGGGGAGGATCTTTCGCGGTGCCAGCATAGAATACCTGGTGCCCCCCAGTGTCCGACAATACATCCAGCAGCAGGGGCTCTATAAAGATAAATGA